A genomic stretch from Myripristis murdjan chromosome 12, fMyrMur1.1, whole genome shotgun sequence includes:
- the LOC115368760 gene encoding THAP domain-containing protein 6-like, with amino-acid sequence MPVFCAACGCNNRRSIQTRSRGITFHKFPSDAGLRRQWEVALRREDFVATETSKLCSEHFKPEDLDRTGQIVRLRDGAIPSVFSFPSHLQRPVVTRTSVTPRKAEESLPVDLSQHFPETEPQPSDDHSYALLNSPTHLKARLNETLARVESLEREKKNAKARERRAKKNVKSLLEDLKKKNLINEELKERLDVHSVMPQQLLVCKEEVP; translated from the exons atgccGGTTTTTTGTGCCGCGTGCGGTTGCAATAATCGGCGCAGTATTCAAACCAGATCGCGTGGGATTACCTTTCACAA gtTTCCCAGTGATGCAGGCTTGAGGAGGCAGTGGGAAGTTGCTCTTAGACGGGAGGATTTTGTTGCGACGGAGACATCAAAGCTCTGTAGTGAGCACTTCAAACCCGAGGATTTGGACAGGACGGGTCAGATTGTCAGGCTAAGAGATGGTGCGATCCCATCCGTCTTCAGCTTCCCATCTCATCTCCAAAGA CCTGTAGTGACAAGGACTTCAGTAACGCCAAGGAAAGCTGAAGAGAGTCTACCAGTGGACCTTTCTCAGCATTTCCCTGAAACTGAACCTCAGCCCAGTGAT GACCACTCCTATGCTTTGCTCAATTCTCCTACTCATCTAAAGGCCAGGCTCAATGAAACTTTGGCTAGAGTGGAGAGTCTAGAGCgggagaagaaaaatgcaaaggCCCGAGAACGAAGAGCAAAGAAGAATGTAAAAAGTCTTCTGGAAGATCTGAAGAAAAAGAACCTTATTAATGAGGAGTTGAAAGAAAGGCTTGATGTCCACTCAG tgatgcctcagcagctgctggtgtgtaaagaagaggttccc
- the LOC115368758 gene encoding THAP domain-containing protein 2-like yields the protein MPQHCAAYDCKNRRTAQSRQQGITFHRFPKEQNRRKKWEVALRRKYFRATDESVLCCEHFKPEDFDRTGQTVRLRSDVIPSVFNFPAHLQTKKVKAARTSATSRRAEESLPVDLCQDAPVEPEESMPVDLCQDAPVEPEESLPVDLLSLCPDALDGPEPSPKPRPKRANISGVEKDHTFALPSCPVALKKRLIQATDNVITLEREMSNARKRELRARSHMTYAAIYRLVTSTLSREKSAAK from the exons ATGCCTCAACATTGTGCAGCCTACGATTGTAAAAACCGGCGTACCGCACAATCCAGACAACAGGGAATTACCTTTCACAG GTTTCCCAAAGAGCAGAACCGTAGGAAGAAATGGGAGGTCGCCCtcagaagaaaatattttagAGCCACGGATGAGTCTGTGCTCTGTTGTGAACACTTCAAGCCAGAGGATTTCGACAGGACCGGTCAGACTGTCCGGCTTAGATCTGATGTCATACCATCCGTTTTCAACTTCCCAGCTCATCTCCAAACA AAAAAAGTCAAAGCAGCCAGGACCTCTGCTACTTCAAGGAGAGCTGAAGAGAGCCTGCCAGTGGATCTCTGTCAGGATGCTCCTGTTGAACCAGAGGAGAGCATGCCAGTGGATCTCTGTCAGGATGCTCCTGTTGAACCAGAGGAGAGCCTGCCAGTGgatctcttgtctctctgtccagaTGCTCTTGATGGACCTGAACCCTCGCCTAAGCCTCGGCCCAAGCGTGCAAACATCTCAGGGGTGGAAAAG GACCACACCTTTGCACTGCCCAGCTGTCCAGTGGCTCTAAAGAAGAGACTGATTCAGGCTACAGACAATGTGATCACACTGGAGCGGGAGATGAGTAATGCAAGGAAGCGTGAACTGAGGGCAAGGAGTCATATGACATATGCCGCCATATATCGACTTGTCACCAGCACACTATCGCGGGAGAAGTCGGCTGCTAAATGA